In the genome of Streptomyces aquilus, the window CGAAGTAGCCGTCCAGAGCGTCGGCTTCGGCGGCTTCCCGGTGGCGGGCCGGGATCGCGCCGACCATGACGGTGGTGTCCAGGACGTGGTCGTAGTAGGAGAAGTCGCCGGTGGGCACTTCGTTGATGCCGGCGTCGGTGAGCTGCTGCCAGTTCGTACGGCGCAGGTCGGCGGCGGTGGCGTGGAGGGCGTCGGCGGTGATGCGACCCTTCCAGTAGCCCTCGATCGCTTTCTTCAGTGCGCGGCTCTGGCCCTGGCGGGGGTAGCCGTACACGGTGGCCCGTGCTGTCGCGGCTGCGGGCTTGGTGGTCACGGAGATCTCCTTCACGAGATGAATCCCTGAGATCCCGGGACCGGGACGAGAGCGCGAAGGGGTGACGGAACCGGACGGGTGGGAACTCGCGCGGCACAGCGCGGTCCTCCGCCTGATCTGGTCGCCGACCCGCCCTCGAGGTCACCGGGATGTCCGCGCACGAGTGGCTCGCACACGGGCAGTTGGCAGGTCTTCGGACTCGCGGGCACATCTCGTACGAAGTCGTAGTCGTAGGAGACACCTACTGGCCGTCGCTTCCCAAACCCTCCTCGGGCCCAGTGCGTGTTGACGGCGGTCGTTCCCGCTCACCGCTGCGGGGCAGTCCCGGATTCCCACCGGGTTCCCTCTTGCGACGCATCCCGCCTGGCGGACGGGGCGAACCAGCTGCGCCAGCCACCTTACGGGGTCATCGTGCGAGAAGAGAGCGGGACGCTCGATATCGGGAAGCCCTGGGCACCGAGTCCTTGCCGGCGCCCGGCTGTCTGCGGGGCGTGGTGAAGCGGGCGCTGGCGGGAACTGAGCCGCAACCGTGGTGGATGCCCCGGCGCCTGCTGACCGTGGTGTCAGCCGATGTCGACGCCACTGCCGGTGTCGGGGCGATCTGGATCCTGTGGCGTCCGAAGTCATCGCGGCTGCGTGGGCACATCGCGCTTCTCGGGCGGGACGTGTGTCACGTTCTCTTCGGTGTCCGCCGGATCGAGGTCCCCAAGCAGCGCAGACTCATCGCCGTTTGGAAGTCTCCTCGTGTCAGCCGCGGAGTCCGTCCGTTGATCGTGGTCCTGGGTCACGAGGGCGCCGAACTCTCCCGGATGGGACCCCAGGACGGTCTGGACACTCACACGTGGGCCCGCCAACTGGAGCACCACCACTGCGACCTGTGCACCGTCCGTAAAATTTGAACTGTGAGGCTTTCTCGGGGGGTAGGTGTGATGAAAGGGTCTGGAGTGATCAACTCGGCTGTCCGGTACAGCCGTTGGACTCCTCCCCCCCCACGAGGCGTGACATGGCGAGAGCCTCCCTGCGCAGAACGCGCACCACCATATTCACGGCGACGGCCGGCCTTGCGCTGACCGCCGCCATCCTCCCCGGTACCGCGCACGCGGCCTCGGACGACCCGACACCTTCTGCCGACACCGGCATCCCGGCGGCCCAGACGCCGCCCATCCCCTCCCAGCAGGCCCTCATCCGCCGCGACGCCCGGCTCGCCAAGGCCGAACAGCGCCCTGGTGTACGGAAGTTGCGCGACCAGCTCGGCACCCAGGGCGTGCTGGAGCTGGACCCGGCCACCGGCACCGCACGCCAGGTGGCCAAGCTGGACGGGTACCTCACGCCACCCAGTGACGACAGCCCCCGCGACATCGTCCGGGACTATCTGCAAGCCCATCCAGACGTCTTCGGCCTGGCCGACGTCCAGGTCAACGACCTGACGCTGCGCAAGCAGTACACCGATGTCGCCGGCACACGCCACCTGTCGTTCCTTCAGTCGGTCGACGGCGTGCCGGTCTTCGGCAACGGCGTCAAGGCGAACGTCTCCCGCGACGGACGTCTGATCAGCGTGCTCGGCGCCCCGGTGCCAAGGTTGCCGTCGACGCTGGCCCGGGCCCGGGTCACGCCAACGCAGGCCCGGGACACCGCCGTCCGCGACATCACGGGTGCCGGGGCCGACGGAAGCACGCCCACCGACACCGCCAAGCAGGTCGTCTATCCGGTGTCCGGCCACACCGCCCGCCGCGCCTGGCAGACGGTCACCTCACCGGACGGCCACGGCATGTGGCTGCACGTCGTCGACGCCGTAAGCGGGCGCGTCCTGTACCGGCAGAACCTGTCCTCCGACCTGACCGCCTCCCCGGCCGGGACGTCCGCTGCCGGGCAGCCTCTGTACGACGCCGCGGCCGCGCCCGCGTCCAGCGGCAAGGTGCTGGTCTGGGACCGCTACCCGGGCGCTCCCGCGGGCGGCAAGCAGGCCCTCCGGAACCTGACCGCCAAGGGCTGGCTCCCCAAGAACGCCAAGACCCTCGACGGCCGTATCGCGCACGCCTTCAGTGACGTCAACGACAACAACAAGGTGGACAAGGGAGAGGAGATCACGCCGGCGGCGGGCGGGAGCTTCGCCTTCCCGTTCAAGCCCTTCACCGGCAACGGGTGCGACGATCCGCTGCCCTGCTCCTGGAACCAGCAGAAGCCGAACTCCTGGAAGACCAACCGCAAGCAGAACGCCGCGCAGGTCTACTACTACCTCGGCACCTTCCACGACCACCTGGCAGCCGCCCCGATCGGCTTCACCCGCAAGGCCGGCAACTTCGACGGACGCGACGGTGACGCCGTACAGGCGCAGACCGACGACGGCGCGGCGGTCGACAACGGGCTGCCCGACGAGAACCACCTGAACAACGCGAACATGGGCACCCCGCCGGACGGCCAGCCGCCGACGATGCAGATGTACCTGACCGGCTCCGGCCCCGGCTACGACGTCCTGCAGGGCAACTGGGGCGACGACGCGGCCACCGTCTACCACGAGTACACCCACGGCCTGTCCAACCGCCTCGTCGTCGACGCCGATGGCGTCTCGGCCCTCACCGGCCAGCAGGGCGGCGCCATGGGCGAGGCATGGAGCGACTGGTACGCGCTGGACTTCCTCGTCAACCAGAAGCTGCTGAAGGACAGTCCGCGCAAGGACGGCGACGTGGCCCTCGACCCGCCGCACTGGACGGACGAACTTCCCTCGCGCAGCCAGCCGTTGGACTGCCCCGTGGGGTCGAAGTCGGCCAAGTGCCCAGGCACAAAGGCGTCCGGCCCCGGCGGCTACACCTACGGTGACTACGGAAAGATCCGGGACAACGGTCCCGAGGTACATGCCGACGGCGAGATCTGGAGCGAGACCCTCTGGGACCTGCGCACCAAACTCGGCAGCAAGCTCACCGAATCGCTGCTGACCCGGGCGATGGAACTGTCCCCCGCCGCCCCGACCTTCCTCGACCAGCGCAACGCCATCCTCCAGGCCGACACCGTGGTCAACCACGGCCGGGCCCACAAGACCATCTGGAAGGTCTTCGCGCACCGGGGGATGGGCTACTTCGCCGCGGCGCTGTCCGCCGACGACACCCAGCCCGATGAGGACTTCTCTCTGCCGCCCGGCCCGGGAACCAAGCGGGTCACGCTCTCCGGCAAGGTCTCCGACGACTCGACCGGCACCCCGGTGAGCGGGGTCACGGTCAGCGTGAGTGGCCACAGCTCCGGCTTCCCCGGCGCCGACTTCTCCGCCGTGACCAAGGCGGACGGCACCTACACCATCACGGGCGTCCCCGAGGGCACGTACCGGAAGGTGTACGCAAGCGGCAACGGCTACGAGCCGACGGTCCGCACCATCGACGTCAAGGCCGGTTCCGCCGACGCCGACTGGCAGTTGCGCCGCGACTGGGCGTCCTCCTCCGGCGGCGCCGCGATCGCCGACTTCACCGGCACCGACAACACCCAGTACGGGTGCGGACCGGACGGCCTGATCGACATGGCGTCCGCGGTGTGGGGCTCGGACGCCACGGGCGGCACCAACGGCACCGGGGTCGACCCGGTCCACAACACGGTGAAGCTGCCGAAAGCCGTCGACATCGGTGAGCTCCTCGTCGACCCGACGGCGGGCTGCGGCGACGACACCACCGCGTCCCTCGGCGACTACCGGATCGACACCTCTCCCGACGGCACCACCTGGACCACCGCGGCCGAGGGCCACTTCAAGCCCGCCGACACCGGTCGGCAGAACGCCGTGACCCTCAAGGACGGCAGCGGGCAGAACGTCCAGTACGTCCGCCTGATCATGCTCGGCAACCAGGCCGCCGACAACGGTGTGGACTGCGCGAAGGATTCCAGTCCCTCGGGCTGCCGTTACCTCGACGCGACCGAACTCACCGTCCACGGCACACCGCACCAAGGCTGACGCGCCGCAGCCAGGAGCCGGGGGCGGCCTTCCATCGACGGAAGGCCGCCCTCCGTGCGCGCCGTTGCCCTGGTCCTGAAGGATCCACAACTGAGGCGAGCCGAGAAACGCGTGGGGCCTGTCCGGCTGTGCGGACAGGCCCCAGTTGGAGCGCCGGGCAGGCCTTGCACCTGCATTTCCCCACAGGAAGTGGGGCGTCTTTCCTTGGACCACCAACGCGTGAACAACCACCCGGAGTTGCGGCGGCCAGCTCATGATCCATACTACCGCACCCGGCGAGTAGCGGTGACCGCGCGAGGGCGTGGCACCGGCCTGCTCGATGCCGGCACTGTCACCATGGCCGCATGGAACGTGTACTTGGAATCGGCGGTTACTTCAGGCGCGCCACCGACCCGGCGGCCCTGAGCGCGTGGTACCGCGACTGTCTGGGCCTGGACACCGACGAGCACGGGCTGTGGCATCCGGAAGCCGGGCCGACGGTGTTCGCGGCGTTCGACTCCGACACCGACTACTTCGGATCCCGCACCCAGCAGTCCATGCTCAACTTCCGCGTCCGCGACCTGGATGCGATGCTCGCGCAGTTGCGCGCCAAGGGAGCGGATGTGGCCGAGGAGACTCAGGACATGGACGGCGTCGGACGGTTCGGCTGGGTCACCGATCCCGAAGGCCACCGGATCGAACTGTGGCAGCCCGCCGCCGAGCAGGGGCCGGGGGAGTAGCGGATTCTGGATCGGGATGTGTGCTGGCCATGATGCCCGAGCGGAGGGCAACCTCCCCTGGACATATGGATGTTGAAGCGGGCGACCGAATGACTACGGCACACGGAGAGATACCTTCCCGACGCGTCGGCCTCGCCGTGCGGCCGTGCTCGTCGAGGCGGCACTCGCCAACGCCAGCCGCTCGGGAGGGAGCGATGCAGCCGCTCCCTCCGCATCAGCCTCCGGCCCCACCGGCACCCCCTGCGCCCGCTCCGCCCCTGCCCCGACATCGTCCTCACACCGAAGTCCGGCTGACCTCAGACGGAAGCAGGGTCGAGGCCGGAGCCCCTGTCGGCGCCCTGGTAGCGGGCGAACTCCCATGGGTCGTGGGCGCAGAAGGTCTCGACCTCGTCGCCGTGCTCGCGGAGCAGTTCACGCAGTCGGGCCTGGGTGCCCAGGCGCAGATCGCGATGAACCTCGGCGCCGGTCTGGACGAGGTCCATCAACGGATGCGGTTCCTTCGCGTCCTCGACTTCGCGGTGGTAGTAGTAGGCGTCGCCGCAGTGAAAGAGCCATCGGTCGCCGGTGTGCACGGCGACCGCGGTATGGCCCGCGGTGTGACCGCCCAGGGGGACCAGTTTGAACTGCGGTGGCAGTCCTTTCGGTTGTACGGCGGTGAAGCCGAACCACTCTTCACCAGGCCCGGGTTCATAGGTGACCCAGCGGGGTTCGTGGGCCCAGTGAGCCGGGCGGTAGCGGAAACTGGGCGACTCCGCGTGCGCCGCGTGGAGTTCGGCGGCGAGCACATGGACCTGGGCGTCGGGGAAGTCCGGAAGGCCGCCGCAGTGGTCGACATCCAGGTGGGTCACGAGGATGTGGCGGACCTCGGACGGCGCGTACCCGAGCCGGGCGACCTGCCGTACGGCTGTCTCCTCCTCGGCGAGCGCGGGCTGCGCCATCGCGACCCATTCGGCGCCGAGCGTGCCGATCGGGTCGCGGACGTCGGCAAGGCCGAGCCCGGTCTCGACCAGGGCCAGGCCGTCGGTGTCGGTCTCGATCAGCAGACAGTGGTTGACGGCGGGTGCGGGCAGCGGGCCGTCGTAGGTGGCCTCGATGGTGCGGACCGATCCGCAGTTCAGGTGATGGATCCTCATGGCGACTAGGCTGCGACTTGAACCGCGGTTCAAGTCAAGGAGGCTTTGATGGACGCGTCGCTGCTGGACATCGCCGAGGTCGCACAGCGGAGCCGACTCGCGCCGTCGGCGCTGCGCTTCTACGAGAAGAAGGGCCTGATCGCTCCCGCCGGCCGCAACGGGCTGCGCCGCACCTACCACCCGGACGTCCTCGAACGCCTGGCGCTCATCACCTGCGCACGCAGCGCCGGATTCTCCGTCGCCGAACTCGGCCGCTTCCTCCAGGCACGGCCGTCCGACACGGACTTGCGGACAGGGATGACCGCCAAGGCCGACGCCCTCGACGAGCAGATCGGCCGGCTCACCCGGCTCCGGGACAGCCTGCGGCACGCGGCCGTATGCGAGCACGAACCGCTCGTCGACTGCCCCGACTTCAAGCGAGCCGTGGGCAATGTGGCCTCGACGAGCGGTGCCCTGCCAACAACGGGCCGGTCACATCGCTCCTGTCAATGATTCCCAAGGCGGCCTGTCGAGCCGCGAGAGGACTGGGCGGGATGAGCTCGCGCTGGGGCGATCACCGCACGCTCGGACGGCTGAAGTTCGCAGCGTCGGTCACGGGAGCCCTGCTCCTTGCCTACGGTCCGCCGTCACCCATCCGGGGCCTCCGGGTCCTGTAACCAGGTCGGGATCTGCGTGCATGGCCCGGTGACCATCAGTCCGGGACGCTCGCGCTGCTCGGTCCGCTCCGAGCAAGTTGATCCACTCCCATCGGTAGTACCGCGTGCCGCACGGCGCCGCGTCGGGCGTGCCGGCGGACCACGCTTCAGGTCCTGCGCGGCGGGGCGGGCAAGGCCGGAACTGGAAAGTATTTTCCGTTGACGAGTCCGTTACGTGCCGGGCATCCAGGTGCAATACACAGGCCGTTGTCTGACGCCTCAACCATCCGGTGCGATGCCGGAGGCAGATGTCGCAGCCAGCACCAAGGAGCACCACATGACGGCGACGGACAGCGCGGACGCGGACAGAACTGTCACCCCGCCGGGGTATTCCCCCCGTCTCTACAACGAGGATCTCGCCCCGGCCACCGAGCGCAAGTGGGGCGCCTTCAGCATCTTCAACGTCTGGACCTCGGACGTCCACAGTCTGTACGGCTACTTCCTGGCCGCCAGTCTGTTCCTCGTCGCGGGCAACACCCTCAAGTTCCTCATCGGTATCGGCGTGGGCTCGCTGGTCATCTACTGGCTGATGACCCTCATGGGCAGGGCAGGCGTCAAGACCGGCGTCCCCTATCCCGTCCTCGCCCGCGCGTCGTTCGGCACCTTCGGCGCCAACGTCCCGGCGCTCGCCCGGGCCGTGGTCGCCACCTTCTGGTACGGCGCCCAGACCAGCGCGGCGGCCGGCGCCATCGTCGCCTTCCTGGTCCGCTACGACGGCCCCAGGCATCTGCACGAGACCACTCATCTCTTCGACCACAGCGGCCTCGAGGTTTTGTGCTACCTCGGCGTCTGGGCCGCCCAGCTGCTCATCATCAGCAAGGGCATGGAGACGGTACGCCGCTTCCAGGACTTCGCCGGACCCGCGGTCTGGCTGATGATGCTGGTGCTGGCGATCGCGCTGTCCGTGAAGGCAGGCGCGCTGTCCTTCTCGGTCGACATGCCGGCCAAGGACCTGGGCGCGCTCGCCAAGAGCGCCACCGGACTCGACGTCAGCCCTGGCTCGTTCGCAGCGATCGCCGCGATAGCCGCCACCTGGGTCACCTACTTCGCGGCCCTGTTCCTCAACTTCGGTGACTTCGCCCGCTTCACCCCCGACGTGAAGACCCTGAAGAAGGGCAACGTCTGGGGCCTGCCCGTCAACCTGATCCTCTTCTCCCTCGTCGCGGCGATCACCACCGCCGCCGCCAGCAAGGTGTACGGGCAGGTGATCCTCGAACCGGCCGAGATATCCGCCAAGTTCGACAGCGCGGCCCTTGTCCTGCTCGCCGCCCTGACCTTCGCCGTCGCCACCCTCGGCATCAATGTCGTCGCCAACTTCGTCAGCCCCGCCTTCGACTTCGCCAACGTGGCACCGAAGTACGTGACCTTCCGACGCGGCGGCCTCATCGCCGCCGTCATCGCGCTGCTGCTCTACCCGCTGCACCCCTGGGACAACGCCCCCAGCTTCGTCAACGCCATCGGCTCGACGATGGGCCCGCTCTTCGGCGTGCTCGTCGTCGACTACTACCTCATCAGGAAGACCCAGCTGAACGTGCCCGCGCTCTACCAGGAGGACGGGGAGTTCCGCTTCCAGGGCGGCTGGAACATCCGGGCGCTCGTGGCCGCCGCGGTGGGCTCGGTCTTCTCCAGCATCCTGCCCGTCTACGGCCCGTCCGGATACGGCGACAACCTGGGCCCGTACTCCTGGTTCATCGGCGTCGCCGTCGCCGGAGTGATCTACCTCGCCCTCAGCAGGGGCAGAAGCCCGCTCACCGCCCCAGCCGCCGACGCTCCGGCCGTGCACGGGCAGGCGGGCGCCGCCACGGGATCGTAGACAACACGGACGGAACACATCATGCGGCGAGGAGCGACCGGTGCGACACACTGGCCGCGCCTCGCCGCCCGCCACGTCCGCCGCATGTTTTGCGGGACCTTCATGAAGAGCTCCTCGATGCGCGCCAGGCCGTGATCGCAGAAGCCGTGGTTGCTGAGTTCGACGTCCCCCTGTCGGCAGGAGCGACATCCCCGCCGCAGCGCGCAAGCTCGGGCCGCACTGCGCGTGGCCGGGCGTCATCGTGGTGGAGTCCGGGCAGGGGGCCGACGTCGGCACTTCGCCCGCCGGCGTTCTCGTCCACCTCGGTGCGGGGCCCGGCCAGTGGCTTGACTCCGTTGGTCGACCGGGTAATTGGTCCGCCGTCCGGTGCCCGTCATGCTGCCTCTGAGGTGTGACCTCGAAGGTGGCCGTGAGGGCGTCCGGGAGGGTTGGCACGCCTGCGAGCACAGGGAGGGCCGCCTCTTTCACCCCGCACTACCCGTCGTGGCCCGTCGTCTTGCCCGCGACGGCGGCGGCCGCGCGGACGAAGGCGGCCAGGGCTGGGGAGGTGGCGTGCTCGGGCCAGGCTAGGACGAGTGTGGTGGGCTCGGCATCGTCGACTGGGACGGCGACCAGGTCGTCGCGGAGCTGGCCGCGGATGGAGGCGGGCAGGACGGCGACCATGCGGCCAAGGGCGATGAGGTGGAGAAGCTGCCCGAGGTCGTCGACCTCGAGGCCGGGTGGGTCGCCCTCAGGTGCGCCCGGCCAGCGCGGCAGGGACTCCCCGGCGAAGTCGTTGAGGCGAACCCGGGTACGGTCCGCGAGGCGGTGCGAACTCGGTATCACGAGGAGTTGAGTCTCGGTCAGGAGGTCCTGGGTGTCGAGGCCGGTGGGGTCATGGTGGGGGCGGTGAAGCAGGGCGGCGTCGGCACGCCCCTCCCGCAGCAGGACCTCGCGCTTGCCGAAGCTGCACACCAACTCGACCGGCAGCGCGCCCGGTTCGGCCTGGTAGGCGTCGAGGATCTCGGGCAGCAGGCCGCCGTCGCCACCCGGCTTCATGGCCAGGACCAGACGCGGGTCGGCGCGGCCGGCCCGCCGGGTGCGGCGCGCCGCGGTCGAGGCTGCTTCGAGCACCGTACGGCTTTCGCGGAGCAGGACGGCTCCCGCCTCGGTCAGTGCGACCCGGCGGTGGCTGCGTTCCAACAGGACTACGCCCAGCCGTCGTTCGAGCTGCCGGATGGCGCGGGAGAGCGGCGGTTGGGCCATCCCCAGCCGGGCGGCCGCCCGGCCGAAGTGCAGTTCCTCGGCGACGGCGGTGAAGTACGCGAGCTCGCGGATCTCCAGCCTTTCCATACCCGCACGGTATCGCTGCGTACCTGATCGGTGTTGGAACCCCTCCTCACCCCCGTGGTGGGCTGAATCCATGACAGAAACCACGACTGCCCTGGTCACAGGCGCCAACAAGGGCATCGGGCGCGAGGTCGCAGCCCAGCTCGCATCGCTCGGTACGACCGTCCTCCTGGCCTCGCGCGACCCGCACCGCGGTGCGGCAGCCGCAGCCACCCTGGGTCCGCGAGTGCACCCGGTCACCCTGGACGTCACCGACCGGGTCGGCGTCCTCGCCGCCGCCCGCTGGATCGAGGAGCGCTTTGGCCGGCTGGACATCCTGGTCAACAATGCGGGCATCTCCGGCGACCTCGCCGCCCAGAGTCCCACCAGCGTCGAACTGCCCACTGTGCGTGACGTGTTCGAGACCAACGTGTTCGGCGTGATCAGCGTGACCACCGCGATGCTGCCGCTGCTCGCACGCTCCTCCGCCGCCCGGATCGTCAATGTCAGTAGCGGCCTGGGCTCGATCGCCCGGATGACCGATCCCGAGGACTACTTCACCACTCGGCCCGCGTGGGCCGCGTACGTCCCGTCCAAGACCGCACTCAACTCGCTGACCGTGCAGTACGCCAAGGAACTGCGCAGCCGCAACATCCTGGTCAACGTCGCCGATCCGGGACCGTGTGCGACCGACCTCACCACCGCGTTCCCGGGCCTCACCCGCACGGCGGCCGACGGCGCGGCCGTAGTCGTCCGGCTTGCCACGCTGCCCGATGACGGGCCGACCGGTGGCTTCTTCGACGAGCACGGCCCGGTTCCCTGGTGAGCGGCTCGCCAGGGAACCGAGGGAGGGGGTGGGGGGCGGTCCGGCAGGCAGCCTTGGCCGGGTACGCGGTCCAGGTGCGGACCGGCGAGTCGGAGGCGAAGCTGGTCTTCAGTCCGGCGTGGACGTTACGCCAGCGCAGGCCAGCCAGGGCTTGATCACCGCAACTCGTAGCTCGCGCACACCGTAGATCGGAACTTCACAGGGCGTCACGATGGGCTGGACTCAAGATCAATCGTCGACCTGGACCGGTGAGGTCCCTCCGCCACCCGCGCCGCGAGCCACTCGCGGGGATGTCGGCCTGCGATGAATCCGCGGTAGGGGACGCGGTCTCGCGGCGCGATCGGCGCCGTCGGCGTGGACGGCGCGGCCGTCGATCAGCAGCACCGCGGTTTCGACGGGGCCACCGCGTCGACACGG includes:
- a CDS encoding M36 family metallopeptidase — encoded protein: MARASLRRTRTTIFTATAGLALTAAILPGTAHAASDDPTPSADTGIPAAQTPPIPSQQALIRRDARLAKAEQRPGVRKLRDQLGTQGVLELDPATGTARQVAKLDGYLTPPSDDSPRDIVRDYLQAHPDVFGLADVQVNDLTLRKQYTDVAGTRHLSFLQSVDGVPVFGNGVKANVSRDGRLISVLGAPVPRLPSTLARARVTPTQARDTAVRDITGAGADGSTPTDTAKQVVYPVSGHTARRAWQTVTSPDGHGMWLHVVDAVSGRVLYRQNLSSDLTASPAGTSAAGQPLYDAAAAPASSGKVLVWDRYPGAPAGGKQALRNLTAKGWLPKNAKTLDGRIAHAFSDVNDNNKVDKGEEITPAAGGSFAFPFKPFTGNGCDDPLPCSWNQQKPNSWKTNRKQNAAQVYYYLGTFHDHLAAAPIGFTRKAGNFDGRDGDAVQAQTDDGAAVDNGLPDENHLNNANMGTPPDGQPPTMQMYLTGSGPGYDVLQGNWGDDAATVYHEYTHGLSNRLVVDADGVSALTGQQGGAMGEAWSDWYALDFLVNQKLLKDSPRKDGDVALDPPHWTDELPSRSQPLDCPVGSKSAKCPGTKASGPGGYTYGDYGKIRDNGPEVHADGEIWSETLWDLRTKLGSKLTESLLTRAMELSPAAPTFLDQRNAILQADTVVNHGRAHKTIWKVFAHRGMGYFAAALSADDTQPDEDFSLPPGPGTKRVTLSGKVSDDSTGTPVSGVTVSVSGHSSGFPGADFSAVTKADGTYTITGVPEGTYRKVYASGNGYEPTVRTIDVKAGSADADWQLRRDWASSSGGAAIADFTGTDNTQYGCGPDGLIDMASAVWGSDATGGTNGTGVDPVHNTVKLPKAVDIGELLVDPTAGCGDDTTASLGDYRIDTSPDGTTWTTAAEGHFKPADTGRQNAVTLKDGSGQNVQYVRLIMLGNQAADNGVDCAKDSSPSGCRYLDATELTVHGTPHQG
- a CDS encoding VOC family protein, with product MERVLGIGGYFRRATDPAALSAWYRDCLGLDTDEHGLWHPEAGPTVFAAFDSDTDYFGSRTQQSMLNFRVRDLDAMLAQLRAKGADVAEETQDMDGVGRFGWVTDPEGHRIELWQPAAEQGPGE
- a CDS encoding MBL fold metallo-hydrolase, which codes for MRIHHLNCGSVRTIEATYDGPLPAPAVNHCLLIETDTDGLALVETGLGLADVRDPIGTLGAEWVAMAQPALAEEETAVRQVARLGYAPSEVRHILVTHLDVDHCGGLPDFPDAQVHVLAAELHAAHAESPSFRYRPAHWAHEPRWVTYEPGPGEEWFGFTAVQPKGLPPQFKLVPLGGHTAGHTAVAVHTGDRWLFHCGDAYYYHREVEDAKEPHPLMDLVQTGAEVHRDLRLGTQARLRELLREHGDEVETFCAHDPWEFARYQGADRGSGLDPASV
- a CDS encoding MerR family transcriptional regulator is translated as MDASLLDIAEVAQRSRLAPSALRFYEKKGLIAPAGRNGLRRTYHPDVLERLALITCARSAGFSVAELGRFLQARPSDTDLRTGMTAKADALDEQIGRLTRLRDSLRHAAVCEHEPLVDCPDFKRAVGNVASTSGALPTTGRSHRSCQ
- a CDS encoding NCS1 family nucleobase:cation symporter-1, whose translation is MTATDSADADRTVTPPGYSPRLYNEDLAPATERKWGAFSIFNVWTSDVHSLYGYFLAASLFLVAGNTLKFLIGIGVGSLVIYWLMTLMGRAGVKTGVPYPVLARASFGTFGANVPALARAVVATFWYGAQTSAAAGAIVAFLVRYDGPRHLHETTHLFDHSGLEVLCYLGVWAAQLLIISKGMETVRRFQDFAGPAVWLMMLVLAIALSVKAGALSFSVDMPAKDLGALAKSATGLDVSPGSFAAIAAIAATWVTYFAALFLNFGDFARFTPDVKTLKKGNVWGLPVNLILFSLVAAITTAAASKVYGQVILEPAEISAKFDSAALVLLAALTFAVATLGINVVANFVSPAFDFANVAPKYVTFRRGGLIAAVIALLLYPLHPWDNAPSFVNAIGSTMGPLFGVLVVDYYLIRKTQLNVPALYQEDGEFRFQGGWNIRALVAAAVGSVFSSILPVYGPSGYGDNLGPYSWFIGVAVAGVIYLALSRGRSPLTAPAADAPAVHGQAGAATGS
- a CDS encoding LysR family transcriptional regulator, whose amino-acid sequence is MERLEIRELAYFTAVAEELHFGRAAARLGMAQPPLSRAIRQLERRLGVVLLERSHRRVALTEAGAVLLRESRTVLEAASTAARRTRRAGRADPRLVLAMKPGGDGGLLPEILDAYQAEPGALPVELVCSFGKREVLLREGRADAALLHRPHHDPTGLDTQDLLTETQLLVIPSSHRLADRTRVRLNDFAGESLPRWPGAPEGDPPGLEVDDLGQLLHLIALGRMVAVLPASIRGQLRDDLVAVPVDDAEPTTLVLAWPEHATSPALAAFVRAAAAVAGKTTGHDG
- a CDS encoding SDR family oxidoreductase — its product is MTETTTALVTGANKGIGREVAAQLASLGTTVLLASRDPHRGAAAAATLGPRVHPVTLDVTDRVGVLAAARWIEERFGRLDILVNNAGISGDLAAQSPTSVELPTVRDVFETNVFGVISVTTAMLPLLARSSAARIVNVSSGLGSIARMTDPEDYFTTRPAWAAYVPSKTALNSLTVQYAKELRSRNILVNVADPGPCATDLTTAFPGLTRTAADGAAVVVRLATLPDDGPTGGFFDEHGPVPW